The Vibrio penaeicida genome contains a region encoding:
- a CDS encoding putative nucleotidyltransferase substrate binding domain-containing protein, translating into MTDSLLPNILQFISQIDPFDKIPKTALRELASCVQITYLSKGEVVDQGASKREKSLYIIRTGSIEQRKSDGVLRAKLGPEDLFGFTFLGNEVENGKEYQAIAIENSLVYVIPNSALQKLCTAYPECAEHFASQAQVRLKSALDVVWSNKEKGLFIRRVEDIASGRVAIVTADQSIQAVANEMLDKCSPCAVVYQDDKIAGLITDRDMTKRVIAKGLSITNPISEVMSPDPQTIHPDDLVLHAASIMMQHNIRNLPLVKDNKVVGVLTTTHLVQNHRVQAIFLIEKIKYAGSVKALSSFTSERQAIFEALVEGRVSPEIIGKVMTMIMDAYTRRLIEIAIDKLGTPPCDFSWIVAGSHARNEVHMLSDQDSAIVLEEKATDNDRIYFKHLAMMVSNGLDKCNYPLCPGKFMAATPKWCQTLTVWKKYYKKWVASPEYERLLNISVFLEIRTVYGNKEFERILRDELHSNIRGNREFLSMLVNDAVNTNPPLGIFNSLVLQKSGEDKKTLDIKKYAITLIIDLARIYGLAVECDLTATDERFKAANEKGMLSDDSYKNITNAYQFILSFRFAHQLDALKNGKEPNNHIDPNSFGSFERKHLKDAFRIIADLQEAAKVRFGSC; encoded by the coding sequence ATGACCGATTCATTGCTTCCCAACATCCTACAGTTCATCAGTCAGATAGACCCATTTGACAAAATTCCTAAAACGGCACTTCGTGAACTGGCGTCTTGCGTTCAGATTACTTATCTCAGTAAAGGTGAAGTCGTTGATCAGGGAGCTTCCAAACGTGAAAAGTCGCTTTACATCATTCGAACAGGGTCCATCGAACAACGTAAATCCGATGGTGTACTGAGAGCTAAACTAGGCCCGGAAGATCTATTTGGATTTACCTTTTTAGGTAATGAAGTAGAAAACGGCAAAGAATACCAAGCGATTGCTATTGAAAATTCACTGGTTTACGTCATACCCAACTCGGCACTTCAAAAGCTTTGTACCGCCTACCCTGAATGCGCAGAGCACTTTGCATCTCAAGCTCAAGTCAGATTGAAATCAGCACTAGATGTTGTCTGGTCCAATAAAGAAAAAGGACTTTTTATTCGTCGTGTAGAAGATATCGCCAGTGGTCGAGTGGCGATTGTCACCGCAGATCAATCTATTCAAGCTGTTGCGAACGAGATGTTAGATAAGTGTTCTCCCTGCGCAGTTGTATACCAAGACGATAAAATTGCAGGCCTGATTACCGACCGGGATATGACCAAACGAGTCATTGCGAAAGGTTTAAGCATCACGAACCCAATTTCTGAAGTTATGTCACCAGATCCCCAAACTATTCACCCTGATGATCTAGTGCTGCATGCTGCTTCTATTATGATGCAACATAACATTCGAAATCTGCCACTTGTTAAAGACAATAAGGTTGTTGGCGTTTTAACCACAACACACTTAGTTCAGAATCATCGTGTTCAAGCGATATTTCTAATCGAAAAAATTAAGTATGCCGGCAGTGTAAAGGCGCTTTCTAGTTTCACTTCAGAGCGTCAAGCCATATTTGAAGCTTTAGTTGAGGGACGCGTTTCACCAGAAATCATTGGAAAAGTAATGACAATGATTATGGACGCTTATACCCGACGCTTAATAGAAATCGCCATTGATAAGTTAGGTACTCCACCCTGTGATTTCTCTTGGATTGTGGCAGGTTCTCATGCCCGTAATGAAGTACACATGTTATCTGATCAAGACAGTGCAATCGTGTTAGAAGAAAAAGCAACAGATAACGATCGCATCTATTTCAAACATCTCGCCATGATGGTGAGTAATGGTTTGGACAAATGTAATTATCCGTTATGTCCAGGCAAGTTCATGGCAGCTACCCCTAAGTGGTGCCAAACACTGACTGTGTGGAAAAAATACTATAAGAAGTGGGTAGCCAGCCCGGAATATGAACGACTACTCAATATAAGCGTCTTTTTGGAAATTCGTACCGTGTACGGAAACAAAGAGTTTGAACGCATATTACGTGACGAATTGCACTCAAATATTAGAGGAAACAGGGAGTTTCTTTCTATGCTAGTTAATGATGCGGTAAATACGAACCCGCCACTGGGTATTTTTAACAGCTTGGTATTGCAAAAATCCGGTGAAGACAAAAAAACGCTAGATATAAAAAAATATGCAATCACTCTAATCATTGATCTAGCTCGGATCTATGGTCTGGCCGTAGAGTGCGATCTTACAGCCACTGACGAACGATTTAAGGCCGCTAATGAAAAAGGCATGCTAAGCGATGATTCCTATAAGAACATTACCAATGCATACCAGTTCATCCTTTCGTTCCGATTTGCACACCAATTGGACGCTTTAAAGAATGGCAAAGAACCTAATAACCATATCGATCCAAATTCGTTTGGTAGCTTTGAGCGTAAACACTTAAAAGATGCATTTCGTATCATTGCCGATTT